The sequence below is a genomic window from Euwallacea similis isolate ESF13 chromosome 1, ESF131.1, whole genome shotgun sequence.
TAGGTTTGATTAGAAGTTAAAACTATGGTGAGCACGCAAGCGTCAGCAAAAATTCCCTTCGCCGATTATTGGCACGTTTTTACCTTATTAAGGCAGGATCGACGTCAACCCAACAGTTTGGCAAATTCGACATATAAGTACAATAGTTCGGATGCAAACGCAAGGCGTGATTTAAGGGAGACAGCcccattaaagaaattttagctTCCAAGCCTCACAACTTACTAAAACCGCTTTTACCTCACTCGAAAGCCTACAGTTCCCTGTGCAAAGGTTGTTATTTTCATGATGATTGAGCAACTCTGAGGGCTCTGACAACGTTGAGTTGTAGAGTGAAACTAAGACTTCAAAAAGTTCCAAAGgcgacatttaaaaaattctaggTTCCAAACTCACACTCACTACTAAAACTGCTCATGCCTCGCTTGAAAGTTCAAAATCTCTTCTATAAGCCTCCAAATTTTTGTTAAGCCCAAGAGACTTGGCGGGTTTTGATAGGGCTGAGTTGTAAAGCGCAACTAAGGCTTCAAAGCACGGCTCAAAGCtgtacttaaaaaattctatcgcCCACACCTTACAACTCACTAAAACTGCTTATGCTTCACTCGAAAGCTCATAGTCTTCTCtataaattctcaaattttcattaaggTCGAGTGACTTGAAGGCCCCTGGCAGAGCCGAGTGGCAGagtgcaaataaaaattttaaaaattcaatcgTCATTACCTCAGCTCTGTCGTCTCGTTTAAGAAGCGGTGCGATTAAtctacttatttattaaatacccATATTTCGCACCACAACCAATCAcatgcaaaaaaacaaaaacgatCACTAACCAAACTTACTTCCTAGCGCAGCTGGATCAGCTGCGAGAGCGGCCATGCTGAAATTGAAGCTACCAGCAGCGGTTGCAAACAATTTACTTTCCGCAGGCGTTAAATAAGGTCCAATGGGACTGTCATGGTCATCATGGTCGCCTCCGGAACTGCCTCCGGAATGGGGGCCGTGCGTTAGGTTATTGGGACCATTTTCATTTGGGGTGCCCTCTCCAGAATCGTTACTAGGGAGAGAGTTGATACGAGAGTTAGGTAGATCATTCTATGGAccatttgaattaaatatttatctagGAGAAGTACACTACGAACGTGTTAAATTTGTCTTTCAGGGCATACTCAAGTGAATCAGATTGCTTTTAAGATGGAGGATAGGTTTTTTTAGACAATTTTGCCCTTATGATTTCTTTATTGTTCCTTACCTGTTTTCATCTGGTTGATTTGTACTGCACATCAACTCCATGGGCTCATTTTTCACGTTATTCTCGTTGCTGTCGCTATGACACCTTGAAAGGGGGTGCGTTGGTGATGGGGAACAGGGCGAGTTTTCCCGGTCCGTACTGCTTATGCCATTTCCTGTAATGGACAAAGCGGTTTTTGAGGCGCTAGTCAATATCATGTTTAGAGCAAAAAGCATGAATAATCCgtataaaatagcaaaaacttaaaaatttaagatactATCAgatttatacataaatatcttGACTTTATGGCGAAGGCTATTTGCCGCAAATACGCCATTGTAGGGTTTCCCCTAGCGACTCGCTAGCGCCACCTGTTTTGTAGTTTCGTATTTGTGATAAAAATTCATTCCCCTTTAATGGTTATCCGCCCTTTAATTTCTTCCAACTCACCTTCTATGACATCAGACTTATGTAGGGACGAATTAATGTTCAGATTCAAAGCGTTATTTTTCATCCCACTGGGAGAAAAATCCGCAGGCTGAGTCTGAGGCGGATTATGCGACAAGTTCAATTCGTTGTTGTTGTTATTCCCTATTATATGCTCCGCCCTTGCCCTTTTATGGTCATTCTCAGGATCCGAAGAAATTCTTCTGAAAAGAACTCATCATTTAACACCTCACGTACCACCCAAAAATAACACGTACCTATCAAACCGCTCTCTCCTATATTGAATAGCAGCCCTTCGCAACAGTTGATGAGTAACAGAAGTGGCCCCATGAGGGGGTGATGACGGGGAGGTAAACAAGGCATCCTCCACCAATTTATCCGTATAGCTCCCTTGATGGTTGGGTATAGGAGGTGTAGGAGGTGCTGAGTGCGGTTGCTGATGTTGCTGAGATCTGATCAGACTTTGTACTTGAGCCAGCTGCAACGACGCAATATTACAAACGATCCGAAGACTGAGAAATAAGCTCGTACCTGTTCCCTTCCGTCTCCATGCTGTTGCGTCAATCCGCTAACTCTGAGCACTTCAGCGGTCTTGAGGAAGGAAGAGAGAGATCGTTGGTGGACGTTGACTTCACCATGGTAGATGAACTCTACCAAGGCATGGAGGTCCGTCCAGGCGACGTCTTGGAGGACTATCACAGGGTGCTTACAAGGAGTAGACTGGAAGGACAGGTGtgtgtaataaattttcattattttaagttaGATTAGTGGGGAGGTTTTATTACTAGTTTACTGatttgaaataacaaattttaattgaattgctCGCCTGTAGATTGGGTCATTAAAGATGCAGCAATCAATCGTAAAAATTGTCGATTGTAAGGGGCCAGATGCAGTTAAAGCTGATTGATTTTGAGataataaatagaattttgttaattaaacgAAGACGTAGCTTAGTAGGTTCCAgagttattgattttttaggtttaagcGTAATTTTTTGTCGATTGGTTGGagcgaaaaaaattcaaattatctcTCATTTTCACGGAGAAACTCGTTTACAAAGTCCGAAAAATCACGATGATTTTGTGGATACCTCAAAGCATCTAGGGTTTTCTATCGAGTGCgcaagttttgaaattaattttatttagctCTTTAATGGACCTTCCCAGTCAGcacaaaaaactgtaaatcGTTTTGCACTACCTCCGACCGTTTTGCAATTATAAATccataaaatgtaaaaaaattgaataaaccTCATTATCTCAGAAACTGTTGAATATTGATGGatttcacttaaaaaagtgtaatttttatgTGTCAATCACATTTGAATCACATATTTAGAAGTATCTTTAATTCATGCCCCGGACACATTCTTATTCttacaatttttctattatttgaGCTTTTcgttaatttctaatttagcACAGACACCTTGCATGTCTGAACTGTTGATTCGactatattattaatttgtatgaatatttttacccTTGCAGAGTGTCCCAACAATGTGCCAAAGGACCTCTTTTAGCGTTAGAGTTAGAGCGAAATGTTAAATACAAGAAATAAAGCAAGAGGTGATgcttaaaagagaaaaaaaaagggtTTAAAGAAACATAACTTAAGAATATATGACTTTTTTAAGACGCcctgtagatttttttataactttaacaCATGTGCAGCACTTGTTTTTAGGACTCTCGTACGTCtcgtatttaattttttggctCTCTTGCATTGTCTAACGTTGTTGGGACAACCTGTCGACTTGGCGAAATTTGAAGGATCATGTCTAACGGCCCTTACACATGAAACTTGCTAACTTTTTACTTATATGACAGGTGTCAGGTCACCTATATGACAGGTGGCACATATGTCAGGACACCTACTATATATGCCAAAACTTCACCTATTACTTTTACCGGAACGtcaaaaatttctggaaattttcCAGGTTGACATGACAAGGAAACCAAAGCCCAGCCTCTGATCGACCAGAGAAAGTAGGAAAGACATCTTTAAATAAGTTagttagcaaaaaaatagaaaatgcaGTATTGAGTCTAAATTAGTATAGACTTAATCACGCCTTATCACGCGTAATTTGTTAGCTTGGGCTGGTCTTAAGTACCCTGTACGAGACATGTCAGCCCCGATTTCACAGCGATACTCTAATAAATTCCTGCTTTAAGAGTAGCATTTTCCCTTACCTTAAGTAATTCCCGAAAATAGGGGCTGCACGCAGAAAGAACCACCCGATGGGCCTTCAAGCTTTTCCCGTCGCAGGCCAGCGTGACGTCAACGAAATCTTCATCATCCCGCAAGTTCTCAAAGGCGGAAGTGATGCTGCTCTGATAGTTGTTCCACCGCAGGCAGAAGTGTTGAGTGTCGACCATGGTCAATTGTGCTCAGCTGCAACGAAAGCAAGACCATAAAGCGCCGCCACTGGCATAGCAGGCTGCGTATAGCAGCAATAGTCTACGACGGCGATTCGCAAACATATTGGGCTTTGACCTTCAGACTACTAAATAAACTAAAGACTAAAGACTAACTATTTGGGTTGCGATGTTTATATGAAGAGAAATACTCGAAAGAGGATTACTACAGTGATTCACTTTAGTTTGAAGACTACGGACGCAAAAATCTAGCAGTCCCATGGGTTTCTTTGGGACGTCCGCATATGTGGCACCATCTAGTGGCTCGATTAAAAATAGATAGGAGCTTTTGAAACAAAGTTAACTTGTAACTCGCTAGATGGTGCTGGTGATAATGGCCTACTGCTCTTCGTAAATTTTTCACGGCAATCTAGTCGAATTCGCTTAATTTATTACCAGAAATCTTAGTCACGTATCTGAATCAAAAGGCTGGAAACCGCAAAGTTCTAATTTATATCTAACATTCATTGTGCCTTTAGTAGGAATTGTGACGAATGGAATAATCCATTCTTGGTAGGCATTTTTGGCATGTTGCTAATAAGTATGCAAGATGGCCCCTATCGGCGATGTTTCAGCTATTGTTCTAGacaacaattaaattagatCATTTTAGgcacatatatattttatcgCTGATTCGTACTTGGAAGTGGAAATGGGTAACAAATGGATGGATGATATGAATAGTAAATCAAACATCACTTCTGGTGgctagaaaaatattcaaaaaattttccgGAAATCTGAAGATTCTAGGATAAATCCGGCAACAACACTGCAGCTGTCAATATAGCACATAGTGGTGTCAGATTTGGGACGACAGGGGAAGCTAACAACATGTGTTTTTCTGTCATTAATCATCATCGACATGAGCCTGCCTAAACCAGTAAACACAATGACAATTTTCTACAATATCGACGTCACAACTTCATTGAATCACGCAGTTAATTCTACGCGATTTCCATTTATTGGTGAAACGCAAAATGAACACCTTcacattggaaaaattttaagcgaGCCTTTTCAAGATCTaaagaattaaacaaaaatctgGCAGCAACGTTACAGTTGTCAATATGGCATTTGACGTAAGTCACATATCGTTAACATTAGACTCAGGGGGATAGATGGAACTACTAATCCGCATTTTTCTACAAGCAATTCTAAAGGCGATTTCCAACGTTtctttatgatattttttatattctcttAATTCTCGACAATTTTCGGCAATCTGCGTACGAAGAACTGCgagaaaaataatacatacaCACGCAAAATTTTCCTTCCACCCTCCTCGACCACCCTATCTCAGCCTCCCCCTCAAAACTAGATGCGTTCCACATTTCACCCTCTCTGTGCCTTCGGGTTTCGCgatcattaaaaaagttcattataaaaaatttgattggaCGACGGCAGCGCGGCGGCGGTGGTGGGGAGAGACGCGAGCCTTTGGGGGTGGCGGGTTTGACGGGGGAGAGGGGGATGTCGAATTAGGGGGAAATAGAAGAACACGGAAAATAGAGCGGGGAAAAAAATTCCGGACGCAATGTACGCGCGGCCTAGAATGAAAGGAAAAGGAACCGGCGCGATGGAGAGGGGTTATTCGCcgggaaaatgaaaaagtatgGGCCTAAATGGGGATGAAGGGATGAACTTGTTTAGGGGGTTATTTAAGGCCATGCATGCAACGCAAGAGGTTTCAGAGAGGCACCATCTAGGGACGccatataaaaatgttcatgtGGATACGTGATGACTGCTGGGTTGAGGAATTCAATACCGAACACTCTGTATCCGGTAATTCAATACCAATGCGGGGTACCATACGGggttccttaaaaataatctcaTTGAAATTTGCTTAggaagcaaataaaaaataatctggaTGTCGGGATTGAATCAGGTTGCTCAGAGTATGTACAGGGGGTTTTTATAAAATCCGCGCGTTTTAGAACAtgattttccaatttacattttaataagagttaagttaagttagCCCAGGtcgattcgttttttttctgttcCTTCGATGTTTAATGCGTTTTTTCCTTGTGTTCAAATCAAGCTCGTCTATGCcactgttttttaattaacaaaaaagcgttttttttttggcaaaattcaTTGGCGTAGAAAGTCTATTTCGGTCGAtatgatttttcgaaattttcgagGGCCTATTTTAGGTAATACGAACTTCAAAAAATCCTCTCTCGTAATCCTTTTACAGGTATAATTTCTGTCATTATCAAAAGTATAATAACGTCGTCTACGCTACTGTTCCTGACCAAATTACgtcacaatttttcaaaatggccgcTGTAGTAGTCAATATGCGATTAACACAGATAGTTCAACTACGAGATTAAGCACCTGTTTTTAAGTCATCGCCTGCATCTGTTGGAGCATGGCGTGCTCTTCTTTTTTACCTGGAACGGAGACCACGTCGCACAGAATTAGCTCTAAATTAAATGATACGGCCCGTGGAAAGGTCAAAGTTAGACCTAACAGCACAGGAGGCGACACTTGCCTGTCGTTTTTACATCTAATTCATTAGCCGACCGCACAGGGGGCGACACCCGTATGACGCATTTGTATCTCGCTCATATTTGAATAATCTGAAGTGTCTTATATCAGTCGGAGTGTTTTGCCTCATAATTCCAGAGATTCCTGGTAATCGAGAGGTTCTTAAAGCTCTCGAGGACTAGATGAATAGTGCAGAAAATTCCGAAAGACTTTTCAAAACCagcaaaaaattgattttgaaaatgaattttggtcaaaattttctttcttgttGAAATCGTTGGCTAATGCCCTCATTAATGTGCGATTTTTCTGTCCGACACGATGGTCAACATTTcctttaaattgaaaagtgaATCGATATTGCCCATTTTTTCACGATTCAAACAGATTTTTAGCGTTTTTCTGGCCGTTTTCAGAGATTTTATGCGTTTTTATGGAGCATTCCGTGGATTTTCCACCTCACTTTGTCAACCACCTGCTTCTGCTACACGCAACCAGAACAAAATCCCAATGCAGAATCAGTAAAGAACCTACTGGCGGCCACGTATCTGAAGACAAAACTTTTACGTTTTATAAATTCGAGAAGCGAATATCGCGTTTTGCAGGAGAATCGCCCACAACTTAGACGATCGGTCAGGGCCAAAGACATTCGTCGCCAAATGGAGCAAAACCCAGATCGGGCAGGAAACCCACTGCCTCATTGAAACTGCAACGACCTCCGGGTCCGCTGTTGCCTGCCGAAATCGCTGCTGCATTCGGCAGGACGTGGCCATAACCCTGCTGCCTGCTGCTGACGAACATAACAACTCTGTCTAGTCGAGTGTCTACGTCTACGGCCTAGTCTAGCCGGCCAGCAGGGACTAATTACTTGAATATACACAAAGATAAACAAATATGATTTCCGCGAATAACAGCCAACAGCGACATGGCTTTTATCGTTCACTTTTTCAGGagtttttctaagaaaattgCTGTAAAAATCGGCGCTAAATTGAGGTTCTCTACATTtgcaaaaaaggaaaaatgcttTAGAGCTACTAGTTGCCGGGGTCGAATCGTCATTTCCTGCGGGTACTGCTCCGCAGCTCCCTCCAACTGTTCCCGAGATATTAACTACCATAACCTAAATGCGGTCATGTGGCACCGTTTTCAATGGACGACGTTCGTCGTTCAGTTCGCCGGATTAAAGTGCGAATGTGCTGAAATCTCCTTTATAAGAAAAGGacgtttttttacttaatacCAGGCGtccaaaaatgattaaattgcGCATTAAAAGAAACACGAAAAAAGCTCTTTTTTAGTGCACGCCAGAGAATAACAACTAATCACTGCATGTAATGTCATGTTCCATGTGATGGATCCATGTAGTCTCATGTAAATTCATGTTCCAGCAATCACATCATGGGCGTAGCGAAAGGGGCCCGAAACGTCGAGCCGAAAGGATCGTTTATTCAAAGTAGCAAAACTTCGTTGAGTTTCTAAGGCACGAAGTGCGCCACTGATACAGAGCGACGCCTATTGACACtgcataattattaattatataagaaaaaatcaggGTCGCACTAGAAAAGGCCGAAAAGGTCAAGGAAAAAGCTCTTCACTTATCAGATCTCAAAATTGTGAAAGTTCGTGGAGACTCTGATATCCGTGAATATTGAAACCTCATacaaaactaataatttaacatatGAGAAATCAGAGTCGCTCCGGGAGGGGTGAAGACACCAAGGACATTGCCGTGGTTTGTCACTCAAAATTCATAGGAGCTTCGAAGCGCGTATGGCACGCCACTGTTTGTCACGGACAGTGATAGCTCATAAATTGTAATTTGGCAGCATTGCTATGGAAAAATCAGGGCCGTACCGAGAACGGAATAAGAAATCAATAAAGTTGGGTATTTTCTTGACGAAACACTCGATTTTATCTCtccaaatgtgaaaaatttaaggaTTGTCTAAGACATCAAGGAGGCGCACCAATGGTTTTTGGTGACATTGaaagataataatttagaattttataaattgactTCGAGAAATCACGGGCGTAGCTGTacggaattttaaaaatgcaaaaaaaattacaatttattactattaatttgCGGAAGTGGGAGAAACCGAACACCGACAATGGGTTTCATAGGTGGTATTCAAACTGAAACGCCAATGGCGCGTTGTATTGAGAGCTGCAAGGGCTTTCTGTGGGCAATTAAAACTGGggtaaaaagaaaacaattttcaagtaGGAAACGGCAATAAAGAATCAATAGAATATTGCTGGATCTCAAAAGGCTGTGATACGCCAATGACTTGGTGTTGtaaaactttcttaaaatttgaaaacttagtTAGTAACAGTAAAATCAGAGGCGTACTGGGCTCAACTATGGGATGAGGAACAAGGCGAAATGAGcaaaattggaagaaaaaagctgTAAAAATTGCTGGGTTGAAGAAAAATAACGTGATACGGCATATAAAACGTGCATTTTAATCCCATAAAAGCAGATGTGAACCGAACACAATTTCTAAATAAGGTGTTGCAATCGAAAAGCAATgcgaaaaaattagaaatatctaaaaaaattatgatacgCTAATGACTTAGAAGACCCTATATATTAAGTGCTCTAAATTTTTGCtgtaaattaaacattaattttaatcgaaaaaaaaacaggggTGTAGAAAacatagtttttaaataagatcCAGCAACAACAAAAAGacattaatggaaaatataaatatagaaaattgcttcatttttaaaaGACTGTGACAAGTCAACGATTTAATGCGTACTAAGCGCTGCGAACGTTCTTTAGACCtgcattcaattaaaaaaaattgccttaaaTACAGGAATTTGAGATAACAATCAGAACCAAAAAAGAATGAACGATACGCCAATGATGTGGGTAGTTACTGCAAATACGTCTGCCACAATCATTAGAGccaaattaagaaaaactaGAGATGTTTTTACAGCAGTTGCTACAAAACCCTAAGACTTAGGTCTGGAAACATAGGAGGCCAGTCATCACCATTTGGTTTTTCCTATGATAATAGTTGTATGGCGATTGTCTaggaaaaacctatttttagATAGTAAACATGGTTATTGGTTTGTTTATTCTGCAACTGATAAACGGGgaatttttgatgattttgctCGTTACCTGTTATGCAAAAATGCGAAAAGTCATTTATGCCAAAAAGCATTGGTCGTAGGGTCCATGCTCGCAATGCAGTTCACTTTTCTCTCGTTTGACGTGTACGCGCACAAACTGTCACTGACAAAAGCCCGCgctttgaattcaaaaattggtcggcgcaaaaaaaaactgaacgaaaatgtaaaagaaaatcgaGCATCGGCGCGACCAACTACCGCAGGTGACCGGTGGTGACAAATGACAAACGCGACTAACTACTAACTATTCGCAAACATCGAAAAGTGAAGTTGGCCCGGCGAGCGACAGCGTgcgaatattaaaatttgggaGCGCGCAAAAAATATCGGAGAGAGTTATTCTTTATTGGGACATAGTCATGAGACATCTGCTGTAATAAGCCGGCACTAAAAAATAGTGCGTGCAGCAGGAAAAAGGGGGGAGCCCACCCCGCCTCGCGCGAATGAAAATGCGCAGAATATAACGAGTACAGACccgcaattaaaaatatcaaaataaaaaatcgaagtcGGTCGGTGGTGGCGCaaaaccgatttttttaaaagtaaaagcGGTCCCGGCACATTTTTGCGGGATGGGCCCGTTCACGATGTTTGTTTCCTGGTGGTGCAGACTTTCGCTATTTGCCCTGCCGGCCTCCCCTCTGGCCCTCCCGCACCCCCGACGCCGACGTTTTTATGGCAACCTGCTAGCGCTCTTAGTTTCTTCCTCTGATTAGGAAAATATGAAACTGACAGTGGCGGGCGAGAATCCGCCGCATTTATTACTCCATTTTTCACTCACTGATAACGCTCGATTGCGGTTTATTGAACTCTGGAAATAATTAGATTAACGAATTTCGCGCATTTATCTAAACTTATAGATATTAACGTTTTTTACTATTCATCACTGTCGCAAAAAACCACACATTAACTCGTATCAAGCAAAAAATCCTGAACCGAGCAGGTTCTCGAGAGCGAAAAATTTCCCgggaatgacgtcaaaatgacgcAACACAATGGTCCTGTAATCTGCAATTATCACAACGatacgtcattttgacgtcactCACACACTTACTCCCCAAGCGTGACAGATAGTCCTAGATACGTATCCTGCTCGAAGgcgtaaattttataaatcatTTCTCCAGTTTTCTGCCTTACATAATaagatatacagggcgtctcCTAAAGACTCAGTGGTTTTAAACTTCTCCAAAATTTGCAATTGGAAATGGTGGCCTTAATAATTTATACCGAGTGGGTGTGAAAAGTAGTTCatctttcgattttttttcattttctagcTCATTTGATGGGACAAATCACAGATTGTCCtgaaaaaaatggattttagaggattttataggaatttcaGATTAATCGGCAATTACGTGAATAAATGAATTTCAACTGAGACAGCTTTTAAGAACAATAGATAGCccaaaatttattagaaatataGCTGcgatttaaatacaaaagccGAAAGATGGAGAGGAACaaactggaaatatttttttctaacaatgaattattgatttttattgaattataatttttcaaacatacaGGATTGCTCAGAAATGTGAAACAGGTAGCGACCTTTCTATTTTAAATCGGACCCCCTGTATATTGTTTATGGTTTATGTCGTTTTTAATGTCCCGACAAAGATAAGACATGAGAGAGCCACCGTACATCGGAAATTAATAGCGCCCTTAATTACTTTTGGATGCGATTAACAAAGAGGTTAAAAGAGGGTCGACAGCTCTTGGAAAGCTCATTATTTCTGCACTCACATTGCTTCAAAATTATGcagattttttacatttttttgcacttttttcgaaaaaaagaatttttttcaaaaagtttcgaATTTGAAAGTTCTGCggatttttcgaaatatttctgCTTATGTCAATTTAGGTTGACCCAATTAGGCCCGTTTTAGTCGCATTAAACTTCATTTTTCAGATAATGTCAACTCATGATTACACGAGAAATCGTGGACGAAAATTAATTGCGCAAGTGAGCTAAAGCTCGATTTGGGCATAGCGTAAGCCTGACATGTACAATTGGGCCAGGCTTTTCAGGAccaaatcaaaatgaaaagtcatcaaaataacATACACTGAAGTTTTCTAACGCGAGCCCATCGATTCTGGCTTTCTCTCAGGAGATTTGTGGTTCCGCACGTGCCCGTGGTTTCATCGATTTTTCGTGTTTATTTCCGCACTTTCAttgcattttgatttttctctaaAGTGAAGTCAAAAAACACtgaattttttgtccttttctACTTGCATCTAAACGTATCTCTAAAAGCTGTTTTTCTGCCGGCAATAACCTCAATCTCCGCAAAGCGGGATTATaaagaaactaaatttttcataccCCTTATCAGCTCAGTGTCCCGGAATTTTTCCTCTTACACTTCTATTATGCGCGATATCACAGTTTACTTCGATAACAAATTAGGAGAAAAAGCCTTGACAAATGCAGGAGAAAAACACCATTGGCGTGGCTCTggggttttttaaataccctCCAAATCTTAATTCTCAAATATTCGCATATGCGCTTATCAAAGAATGAGGAAGTGGGTCATGGAGACATCAAAGCTGATACAACACAAAGATCAGCTTATTTGCTTTTTCTAGGCTTACAAAACAATTTCGCGCTAGTTCTCAAGCATCTGATAACCCAGATATTATTCTTGCCAGAGCGGTGATGCGATAAAgtatgtattaattattattattattgtttcgaAAAATAGACGGATTTGTTACAGGGATTGATAACAGGAtgcaacaaacaaaaacattataaaGAACCACGCAAAACAAACCTGATTAACATCGTTTCAATTGCCTTAGGTTCCGGACCACTCACTATTCACGTTACTTGTCGCTGTGAAGAATCTTTGTGATTATGTGATAGAAAATCGTCTGTATTTCACTATTATCTGGAATTGACTAgttcatttattaatttcttgatAAGCACCAAACCATTCAAATAAATAGTGCAGGTTATAAACGATCGcgacatatatttttatctcgCTTCTGGCACTTACGCAACgttactataattttttagaaaaatggtttttgatGTGGACCTATGAGAGTGCCTTCAAAACAACTGCCATTAGGCAGCTATTGTTTTTTACGTCGACCGTTAAGCATCGGGAAACGCGCGAAAACTCCTCAAACAATCAAACCTTGCTCGAACAAACACACCGTGGACATACTAATCGGTGAAAAAACTAGCTTTCTATGGGTGCGTTCGAAAACTCCTAGCCATCAACTCCACTCTCGAATCGGGAACAATTTTTCGATAACCAGTGGTGGAATTTTGGTCGAGGTTGGGTAAAATTCTTTTGCTACACACCGCGATAGGAGATCCCTaactatctaaaaaaataaaaatagttatttgtaTAACCTTTTTGcggaaaaatatattgatatACCACATTTAATCTTTGTCTGGGCTGTATCTGAAGGTAACTAGAGCGTAGGTAAATCAGTGGCGTGTCTGAGGTTTAGGCTGGTTTTTAACCTTGaattagattaaattttacttgaatgtaatttttcgtTATCTTTTTTCATGTGTTTATGTACGGTATTGGTTGTGATGAGTTTTTTAGTAGCTTGATTCCTTCAGAGCTCAGCTTATTGGACAGACATAAGACGGGAGGCAAAATTGAGGGTCAGAGAGGGTGccaaaaattgtcaaaaactaaaaatatttt
It includes:
- the br gene encoding broad-complex core protein isoforms 1/2/3/4/5 isoform X17, translated to MVDTQHFCLRWNNYQSSITSAFENLRDDEDFVDVTLACDGKSLKAHRVVLSACSPYFRELLKSTPCKHPVIVLQDVAWTDLHALVEFIYHGEVNVHQRSLSSFLKTAEVLRVSGLTQQHGDGREQLAQVQSLIRSQQHQQPHSAPPTPPIPNHQGSYTDKLVEDALFTSPSSPPHGATSVTHQLLRRAAIQYRRERFDRRISSDPENDHKRARAEHIIGNNNNNELNLSHNPPQTQPADFSPSGMKNNALNLNINSSLHKSDVIEGNGISSTDRENSPCSPSPTHPLSRCHSDSNENNVKNEPMELMCSTNQPDENSNDSGEGTPNENGPNNLTHGPHSGGSSGGDHDDHDSPIGPYLTPAESKLFATAAGSFNFSMAALAADPAALGSLNQSLQANDTLAGTSQGVSPKKVFTCQLCGKVLCSKASLKRHIADKHAERQEEYRCVICERVYCSRNSLMTHIYTYHKSRPGDIDIKFF